In the genome of Zonotrichia albicollis isolate bZonAlb1 chromosome 7, bZonAlb1.hap1, whole genome shotgun sequence, the window tgaggagaaggaaggggagCCTGCAATGCTGAGGGTTGCACACATGGTAACCTCTGCCCCTCCCCGAAAGCGTGGGCTGAGCTGAATTTCCATCCAGACGGTTCCCATCAAGCCCTGGAGGTGGAGGCTGGATGGCTCAGCAAGGCAGAGCCTCACAAAACATACAAGGACGAGCCCTCCTTCATCCGAGGGGGTGTGTGGAAAACAAAAGGCTCCTGCAGGCACTTTTGGAAGGTGTTGGAAGTGTGGCTTCCTCCAATAGAGCCCTGGCTTCCCTTCCTGTGGCTCCCAGGAGAGCCCCGACGTGAATGGGGCACTTCCCCTTGCAGCAGGTATCGGGAGCACATCTGAAGTGCCTTTTGTGCTCAGAacccctccagcctggctgtgcaccgtggccccagcagcagcccagcagaagGAGAAGTCAGGGCCTGAAAACGAGACTGAAAgaggcagtgctgagctgaGGCTGCACAAACCTCAGCCCGGAGCAGCTCCAGGCCGTGCCCTGCGCgtgctgtggggagcaggaggcAATTATCCAGCGTGGTCAGGCAAaggtcacagcagccctgcctccGGGGACTCCAGAGCAGGGATGCAGTGGGGCTGATCCCCCTGCCAAagcctccctgtccctgccgaGCATCCCTGCCGAGCATCCCTGCAGAGCATCCTCGGGCAGCGACTCAGCGGCTGCTCCTGCACCACCACCCGAGAGTCAGAGATAACCACCGGGGGTGGGAGGCACGATTTTGGTTTCATCTGGTGACACAGGGCTCTCTGGGTGGCCGAGCAGTgggagccctgggctggctggctCATCACACCCTGCCTGTGACTACTGACGCCCTCGATATAGCAAGCGAGAAACCTCAAAGCGAAACGTGGCACAACAGGATGttaccaaaataaaaaagaaacatctCGTCCTTGTAGCATCTTCTCCGCTGCAAACCAGCCCCAGAAATCTCCTTTCCACTGTAATTTGAAGTAAATAAACCCAGAATcagcttttcctcctgctttcaAAGCGATGCTAGCGCTTCTGAAAACATGAAAGAGTGGCAGGGCTAGAGCACCAAAACCTCTCCTGGCTTTGCACTTTTCCATCCCCTCAAGCACAACTCCCCTTACCCAGCAGAACCCCCCACCCacgtgctggggaaagaccagcaATGCCTCTTGCTCCCACTCTCCTGCCACGCCTGCTGCCCACATTCCAgcatttctttctgaaaattgtttgcatttcccagcagctcctggctgtcagCATCAGCCGgttcccccttttcctccctgGGGGCTGAGAAACAAGGAGGGCGGGACCTGCTCCCCGCCTCATCtggggcagaaggaggggcaCTGCTCCTCCTAGaacttttctgtttgtttttgctcctgtttgttatttttctgcagctggcccagctgtgctggtgtttccTCCTTCACAAGCCATAACCCTGCTGCCttgctcctcctctgcctccctgccccacacctctgctggccccagggagctcctgcctccctgctgcaggtgctAAACCCTCTTTAAAGCATTTCTCTCATGCAGAGTTGATTTCTAGGGTGAaactgtgctcccagccccattaCAAAATCCTGCAAgctttgggttagaagggagtTAAAGATCATGCAGTTTCAACATCTTCCCCTATCCCAGGTTGTTCAGAGcaccatccagcctggccttgggcacttctaGGGATGGAACAGCCACAGCTCTTGTGGGcaaaccctgccagggcctccccaccctttGCCAGCATCGGTGGTGGGTTTGCAGTGCTTTTTTTGGCCAGTTTTGCTACAAAAAGTTGTTTTactgtcagaacccaggacacTCTTCTGGCTGTCCTGGGTGATTCCAGACCCTggcaaggggctcagagaccttcgCACGgagtcacaaacacctgtgcctttgattttagcccatggaaacaattaccaactttgtgtgaggagttacaaACCACAAGGGTTTGAGTGGAATGATAGTAAATtcatcacagggtgaaaaaatagaatttttggggttcaaTTTCTGGggttagaatgggggttcaagagggTTCAGTTCTTGGggttagaatgggggttcaagagggttcaatttttggggttagaatgggggttcaagagggttcaatttttggggttagaatgggggttcaattTTTGGGGTTAGAATGGGGgattcaagaggcaagatggaggaatctgggcgtttcctgtctttcttcttctttttgttgtcctccatcttctgctgggatggtggcacttttggattggtttagagtagagacagactgtctgacataggtgataggtattgggaaattCTTGTAAATCAAGTACAGGTGGTTTTTAGTATGAAAAGGTAACACTACCCAAAGGGTGGGCAGTGTGCCATGAaccaacctgctggacagatctcagcaggtcagagaaagaaaggaacagataagagaaaataagcaaccttgaaaagcagatCAGAGGAATCTTGACTTCTTCTTTGGTCACAGGGGTGGAAAAAGACTTTTTAATGCCTTGGGAGCCATTTCAGCACCACAAAACCCAGGGTAAGCGCAGGCTTTGACGCGGTGCCTTGTTcctggcaggaggagcagcagcgtTCCTGATCAGCACCCCGTActcgctgtgtgtgtgcccCGAGGGCCAGAACGTGACCCTGAGCTGCCGTGTCAGCGGCGCCCTGGCCGAGCGGCACGACCTGCTCTACAAAACCTGGTACTTCAGCAGCACGGGCGACCAGAGCTGCTCCGACAAGCGCCACGTCCGCAATGTCACCGACAGGGAGCTGCACCACGACCTTGCCAGGCACCACAATGCCTCCCAAAAACCCTCCTCCCCGGGCAGGCCGAGCGGCCACCGCGGCGTGGAGCTCCTCCTTGACCACCACGGCGCCTTCCACATCGTGGTGGCCAACGTGACGCTGCAGGACAGTGGGAATTACTGCTGCTACGCCGTGGAGGTCAGCAGGGAAGGGCACGGCAAGCCCCACACCTTGCAGGTGGCCCATGGCTTCGTGGAGCTGCAGGTCCAGagaggtgaggctgccctgaaagccctgccagggcacagtGCCAGGGAAAGGGTGATGGGAGATGCAGCTCTGGGAATGGGAGGTCATGGTGAGCCCCACACCCTGCAGGTGGCTCATGGCCTTGTGAAGCTGCAGATCCAGagaggtgaggctgccctgAAAGCTCTACCAGGAAAAGGGTGCAGAAGGATGCAGCTCTGGGCATGGGAAGGGCACAGCAAGCCCCATACCATGCAGGTGGCTCATGGCTTTGTGGAGCTGCAGGTCCAGAGAGGTGAGGATGCCCTgaaagccctgtgccagggaaaagggtggtGGGGGAATCAacactggggatggggaggtCATGGCGAGCCCCACACCGTGCAGGTGGCTTGTGGTTTTGTGGAGCTGCAGATCCAGagaggtgaggctgccctgaaagctctgcagccctgccagggaaagggtGATGGGGGATGCAgcactggggatggagaggTCACAGCAAGCCCCACACTGTGCAGGTGGCCCATGGCTTCGTGGAGCCACAGATCCATagaggtgaggctgccctgccagccctgccagggcacagtGCCATGTGGGGGATGCAgcactggggatggggaggCAGCTGTGCTGATGCTGGAAGCACAGGGCACTTCTAGATGCAGTTCCAGAAGTCAAAGTTGAAGGTTTCACTCTCAAGCagtgaaacattaaaaaaaaaaaaaggaaaaaaaaatcttaacttGAGAGGCTGGAATGCAGTAAAATCCATGGTACATAGTTTCAGTGATCTTCAACCTCCTTCTGGCAGAGAGGAGAACAAGGCTCAGCTTGAAAGGAGCTGGCTGGTGGTGCAAACCAAGCTGAGGGCTCACAGATAACCTTGGGACAGCAGCCCagtgggagaggcaggagggaggggaaggcaTCTCCTGGCCTTGATTTGCAGTGTTAGCTTTTCTtttagactgaaaaaaaaaaaaataaatattgtctGCACGGTCACGGATGGGCCCTGCTGCCATGGACAAAGGGGGTCTGGCAGCAGGGATCTCACTGAACACTTTTAAGGATTAAATTCCTGCTttgggctgctctgggatgaTGTTCTCAATACCAGGGAGTAAAGGCAAGGGCAGCCAGCAGGTCGGGAGTTCTGTGGGGCCTGAGCGAATCCTGAGCTTCTCTGTTCTCTTCTGCAGGCAAAGGAGGCCTTCAAAACTGCACATTTCACACTGCCACCGGCAAAGGTAAAGGGCAAAACCCCTCTCTGCTGGCCATCCAGGCCCAAGCATTCCCTAGGGATCACTGCCCACACACAGCCTCACACCCCGGGGTTGGGAGGGTTCTTTCCAATGCTGTTCCAACAGGGAGTGCATGTTTAGAACAACTGTTCTGTTGTTTTAaagcccctgagccccctcccaCAGCAGGGGTTTAGTGGCTGCTGCCATGAGCAAAAGGGAAGGGACAGAAAGGCAAAGagttgcaggagcctcttgctgCACCCCGAGCCTGGGCCACCTCTGCCTGAGCAGGGGAAACCCAAACCTTGCATGAGTGCTCAGACAGCGTGGGGCTCCCCCAGAGCTGTGTCTAGACATGGAGATGCCCCCACTTCACTGTGCAGCTGTGTCGCTCTGTCTGCCCCCCTTTGCTGGCTCCTAAATGGGCAGATTTGGCTAAAATGATTTTGCAGCATGCCCAGACAAGGCAAGCAGTTCCTGCTCCCCATGAGCTGTGCTTTCTTGCCCCTAACCTTCAGTCTCAAATGGTGGGACAGCCTGCCCTGTcagcaaaaaagagaaaaatatcccCTCCCAAAACACAGGCACACAGGGAAAGAAGCTGCTTCCTCACATGGATGCACAGGAGAGGAACTGAACCTGCCCCTGATTTAAGCAGCCCTCAGCCTCACCACAAGCCATCCCACAAGGACCTTGATGGCCACAGATGTGCCTGCAGCCTTTCTGGGAGCTCCTGGGGGTGGCATTCTCAGGGGCACATTCATTAGCAGAGGGTGACAAGCCCTTTGATGCCCGAGCACTTTGAGGCTGGCACTGGGTCAGAGTCAGTGCCCCaaagctgctgggagcctttaTCAGGGCCTCTCTCCACATAATTAGAAGACCAAAAACCTTGGGATGTCCTGCAGCAATGAAGGGGTTTGGCTGGGGTTCTGACAGGATGCTTCAGAGCTTATCTCCACAGCTGGCAATGCATGCTGGTGGTGTGGGACCACACTGcctcagctctgaggcaacacagggctgccctgtgctggatataatgatctttaaggtctctcccATCTTAAACAATCTGTGATTTTGGGGGAGCCAAGGGAGGGAAGGTGGATGGTCGGGCTCATCTCTGCTCTTGTGTTGCAGACATCACGGCGGCCGCGCTGGCCACGGGCGCCTGCATCGTGGgcatcctctgcctgcccctcaTCCTGCTCCTCATCTACAAGCAGAGAcaagctgccagcagcagacgTACGTGCCAGGGCCCGCTCTtccctcctgggctggctggggtgTGCTCCAATGGGACCAGGTCCCACGGGTGTGGTGTGAGGTGCCCCAAGCACAGGGCCCGGCCAGGATTCTCCTGGAGCTTTCCTGGGAAGCACCAGGCAttcctgcaggctgctgtgggacaggaggggacaccaGCAGAGTGCTGGAGGCTCTGACACTGTGAGGATGCTCCCTGCTGAGCCTTTTCCCCCACACCCACAGTGAGAGCTGTCTCATTTTCTCATCCCTCCCTCCACTGCACACCCAAAACAGAAGCTTTGCCTTCTAGGTGACTGAAGAGCATTATCCGCACTTTTTCTCACCTTCCCCTTTAAAAAGGCCCTGACATGTCTGTGGCCATAGCACAGGTGTCCCCTCcgctgcccagcccaggctgtgctgaggcagagctgctgcccctgcctggctccccaGGATTTCAGTAATGAAGCGGAAAGGGGCACCACCTTTAACTGGCAGAGCCATTTCATCACCCTTGGGCAAGAGGGGCCCTGTGGTTTTCCTCTCCCAGCTCGGTGGGGGCTTTGGGGCTCCGAGGGGCCCTTTGGAGAAGTGgtttgtgcagcagcagcagcagggcacagtgccagcagtgccagccaccAGAATGGGAACTGTGCTTTGCACAGCCACACCCTGCAGTTGCCCCTTTGGCTCCCACCTCCATCTGCAGAGCATCACCGGGATGCTGCTTCACCCCAGAGGGCAGGCAAAATCCAGGGGGGTTTTCTCTCAGGTGTCCTGGACCAGGTTATTCCCACCCAGCACCTTTCTTTGGCACGGTTTGGGCCAAAACTTGAGCATCTCAGCCAGGCAGAGCCCAGTAACAGGGGCTGTGGGAATGAGGGAATGCCTGACCTGGTGCTGCCCAGGCAAACAGGGGCAGCCAGGTGCCAGGTTGTGtttgcagagccccaggtggGTGCTGAGTGCATCTGGGCACaaatggggctgggctgcagctgcacctcACTTCACCCCACTGCAGAGGtgtcccttccccttccttgGAGCCTGGGGTGTCCATCTGGGGAGTGAACAAGtgggagagggcagggatgcagaGGAGGTTTTAGGGCTAAAGAAGCAGGTGAGGGAgggaggaatgcaaagggagAGGAGGAATTGGAGGGGGATAAGACACCAGagccgagccctggcagtgggtCTGGGCCTGatgctgggccctgtgctgccagcactcaCCCCACACATTTTGCCTTTGGCAGGTGCCCACGAGCTTGTCAGGATGGATAGGTAAGGAACCCAGgagctcccagctcctcacaCGCCCTGCAGCCTGAATCGCAGACCCTGCacatctcctcctgccccttggATCTGGCACAaatccccagcccagcagaatGAAAGGGCTGCTGGTGTCACCCCGCCCTGAGTCCTTTCCTTTTCTGGGAAATCActgtttctcttccttctctccaTGTGGAAAGTGCCTCCTTCCCTTTTTCAAGGgcctgcctctccctgcacccCAGGAAGAGCTGAAACCACTTGGGCTGAGCTttccccctgctctgggctccctgttTGCTCTCAGCTGAGATGCCATGGCCTGAAACTGCTTGGGCTGAGTTTCCCCCCCTGAATTGGGCTCCCCATTTGTTCTCAGCTGAGATGCCATGGCCTGAAACCACTTGGGCtgaattttccccctttccctgggCTCCCCATTTGCTCTCAGCTGAGATGCCACTGTCTGAAACCACTTGGCTGAGCTTTCTCCCCTGAATTGGGCTCCCTGTTTGCTCTCAGCTGAGATGCCATGACCTGAAATCACttttcccctgccctgggctctccaTTTGCTCTCAGCTGAGATGCCATGACCTGAAACCACTTGGGCTGAATTTTCCCCTGCACTGGGCTCCCCATTTGCTCTGAGATCCCACTGCTTGAAACCACTTTGGCTGAACtttccccctgccctgggctctccaTTTGCTCTCAACTGAGATTTCACTGCCTGAAACCATTGGGGCTGAACTTTCCCCCCTGAACTGGGTTCCCTATTTGTTCTCAGATGAGATCCCACTGCCTGAAACCACTTTGGCTGAACtttccccctgccctgggctcctcaTTTGCTCTCAGCTGAGATTTCACTGCCTAAAACCACTTTGGCTGAGCtttccccctgccctgggttCCCTGTTTGCTCTCGGCTGAGACCCCACCACCTGaacctgctccctgccctgcttgcCTGTTCCCAACgctcagccaaaaaaaaaaaaaagctttatttccCCCCCCGGGGATACAAAAACCGAGCTGAAACAAGGATGCCAACGCCTGTGTGTccctcagcagggcccagggcatcGAGAACCCGGTGTTCGAGGCGGGCCCGGCGGGCAGCGCggagccccggccccgggcccCGCTGCACTACGTGGCCGGCAGGCTGCCCTCCGAGTCCGGCCGGCACCTGCTGTCGGAGCCCAGCACGCCCCTGTCCCCGCCCGGGCCCGGGGACTGCTTCTTCCCCACACTGGGTGAGTGCTGGCTGGGCTCAGCGCCTctgagagggtggggagggaaggggataGTGTGGGGTTAAATATCAGCGGGAAAATTGGTGTTGGTTGTTGGGGAGATGGAACAGGGAAGCCTTGTAaaatgattgcctggcaaaagattttgagaatatggaaactataagggAGATTGAAATGAaggcaagctttgagatacctcagttactgaacaactggaaaacaatggtgtagTCAAACTGAaagtaatccccttttgatcaaacaacaccctctgcttgcagacaggcccaagggtcagagcagaccctacagcttggcagaaggggcccaaagaggaggttttagggtttaaaatgtaacacagtatagttatgtaatgattcttataggctgcatgtaaatgctgtaggatttgtatcttgtactagattggttagtgagaatcagaatattcaacacagaacatgatttattgtattgtaacgagAACTTTGCTCACTTTCTATGCTCTTATCTCTTGTCTCTTAGCTCttgccttttactctcttacccttttactctcttatgcttttactctctcaccTTCTCAtccctctctgccctgctctcctctcAGGCCTGcgtctggcagctcccagcagggccctgcacccaggccctctgcaataaaccccaaatcccagcagggccctgcacccaggccctctgcaataaaccccaaatcccagcagggcctgcTCCCAGGCCCTTtacaataaaccccaagttcctgacctggctgcagagatctctgctctccGTCCATCCCAACCGTCCTACCCCTGCCATCCTACAGCTGGTGACATCAAAAACTTGGTGGCTTGAAAGATGGGAGGGACCTAAACCCTCTGTTTTCCACACAAAACCAGAGTTTGCTGACTTCCTGGAATGATATCCCCTCAGCTGCAAGCTGGACTAacacccctgctctgccttttccAGATCCTGTTCCTGACTCACCAAATTCCTTGAAAGCCTGAGGAGCCCGAAGGAAACCACATCCTGCAGAGCAGGCCATGCTCACCCAGACAACAGCCCCAGGAGTGCCTTAAGAAACGAAGCtgtgtgcaggatccctgcccTTGCCTCCCACCCTGCCACTGCCCTGGGACTGGAAGTGAACCTCTCTCGCTcagattttgatttttaacTACCTGTTTCCATGGAGAAGTGCTCTGTACTGCCCACATTTTACAGACTAGCTGGAAATTGAGGATGTGGGGATGGGAGGATGTCCTGCACCTGCAGACTTCCCTGAGGATTAACTTATTGCCAGGCTCTCAGCTCTGCAACATCAACACGTTTCTGGATCCTTGACTGAACATCCTCTCTGCGAGTGGATGGTAAAATACTTTATTCAGCATGGAACAAAACAGGATCACCAGCCAACCTTGTACTACCTTTTTCTTTGCAAAACAGGAAGGGGAGAGgctccctgctgccaccagagCCCTCTTTCCTCACCAGCCTTTTGAAACGGCCATGGACTTGTGatgctgctgcctttcagcaGAACACATGTTGGGAGGAGCCTTATTTCTGCTGCACTTTTATCCTTGGCTTGGGATCAGGGCAATTTatctttctgtttgtttcatTATCAGTGctgattaaaaggaaaaaaggatgtTTATGGttttcatttgggttttttttcttttttttttctttttttcctaatggCTGTCAGTTAGGAAGTTCATCTGGAGGGTGTTGCAGGATGCAACAGGATGCTCCTGAGCCCCTGTGGAGAGGtggagggatggggacacagtggGAAATGCTGTGGATGGCTTCCCCTTGCTctcctggggccagcagggccagagcagccagagaggactctgtgattctctggGGCACGTGGGTGAGCACAGCAGCATCTGAACAACAACATCTGGCACTGATTATCCAAAAGAAACTACGGCTCCAGCGTGACTCAGCCCTGGTGATGATATCAAACCTTGTGGCAGACACTGTTACTCAGagtgtgtttgtttttgtttggttttttcttttttccttttgtttctctttttgatGTTAGGTGAGTAAAAAACTGGCCACGAGACAAACATAAACATTACTCATAGCAAAACGGAGTCAGACCTGAGCAACAGCTGCACCAGGCAGTGTGGCCAGgctgagcatccctggcagcacaCAGAATTCCACACTGTGGGGCTGGAAGAAACAGTGTTTGCCTCTGGAacaggctggggagctgcaaATCCTGATTAATCCAGCATTGGATTCAGCAGGAGCACCCATGAGGTGGTTCAGGGATGAAGGAGAGCCCACAATGTGGTTCAAGGATGAAGGAGAAGCCAGCACACACAAGGTGGATAAGGAATGAAGGAGAAGCCAGCACCCACAAGGTGATTCAGAGATGAAGAAGAAGCCAGCACCCGCAGGATGGTTCAGGGATGAAGGAGAAGCCACAAGGTGATTCAAGGATGAAGGAGGAgctggcacccacaggatggttCAGGGATGAAGGAGAAGCCAGCACCCACAAGGTGGTTCAGGAATGAAGGAGAAGCCAGCACccatgagggggttcagggatgAAGGAGAAGCCAGCACCCACAAGGTGGTTCAGAGATGAAGAAGAAGccagcacccacaggatggTTCAGGGATGAAGGAGAAGCCAGCACCCACAAGGTGGTTCAGGGATGAAGAAGAAGccagcacccacaggatggTTCAGGGATGAAGAAGACAGCACCCGCATGGTTCAGGGATGAAGGAGAACCCACGGAGGGGTTCAGGGATGAAGGAGAAGCCCACACCCCCATGTACCACGGATGGAACTTCCTGAGCTTGGGCTTGTGCTTCATTGCcacccacagctcagccccttcctggctctgcagggcaatCCAGCACCTGGTGCCTCCAGCAGTTCCTTTTCCCtgtctcagcagctccagctggaatCACGCCGGGGTTTTGCCTGCCTGCAGGTCCTAACGGCTTTGCAACCCTCTCCAAGtggctgtgctccctcaggAATGCACTGCCCGATGACAGAACCAAGCTTTGCTGGAAACAGGTTTGGCTCTGTGTGGCAGGAACCCCCTTTTTTGGGATACCTGGTGCTGCAGGCTGAGCTAAGCTCTGCCAGAGGCTGTGGTGGGGCATGTTGGGGCACTAAGTGGCATCAGCTTTCCCTCCAGAAGGAAAACTAAAGTTTCTGGGAGAGAGAAGAAACAGCTTCCCAGGCTACTATGCATGCTGGAGCAAgagtcctggcacaggggtgctggGTCCCCACCTCAGCCCCCAATTCCATGGGGAAGATGACACAGATGCTCATGGTGAAGGTGACCCAGCTGCAAGAGAACATCTGGGCAGTGAGGATCCAccc includes:
- the VSIR gene encoding V-type immunoglobulin domain-containing suppressor of T-cell activation isoform X1 codes for the protein MGTARPRPGLLLAALCLLASHGGAAAFLISTPYSLCVCPEGQNVTLSCRVSGALAERHDLLYKTWYFSSTGDQSCSDKRHVRNVTDRELHHDLARHHNASQKPSSPGRPSGHRGVELLLDHHGAFHIVVANVTLQDSGNYCCYAVEVSREGHGKPHTLQVAHGFVELQVQRGKGGLQNCTFHTATGKDITAAALATGACIVGILCLPLILLLIYKQRQAASSRRAHELVRMDSRAQGIENPVFEAGPAGSAEPRPRAPLHYVAGRLPSESGRHLLSEPSTPLSPPGPGDCFFPTLDPVPDSPNSLKA
- the VSIR gene encoding V-type immunoglobulin domain-containing suppressor of T-cell activation isoform X2, with amino-acid sequence MGTARPRPGLLLAALCLLASHGGAAAFLISTPYSLCVCPEGQNVTLSCRVSGALAERHDLLYKTWYFSSTGDQSCSDKRHVRNVTDRELHHDLARHHNASQKPSSPGRPSGHRGVELLLDHHGAFHIVVANVTLQDSGNYCCYAVEVSREGHGKPHTLQVAHGFVELQVQRGKGGLQNCTFHTATGKDITAAALATGACIVGILCLPLILLLIYKQRQAASSRRAHELVRMDRAQGIENPVFEAGPAGSAEPRPRAPLHYVAGRLPSESGRHLLSEPSTPLSPPGPGDCFFPTLDPVPDSPNSLKA